In one Sebastes umbrosus isolate fSebUmb1 chromosome 13, fSebUmb1.pri, whole genome shotgun sequence genomic region, the following are encoded:
- the LOC119499677 gene encoding T-lymphocyte activation antigen CD86-like, producing the protein MFSVLVAYFLLLVSDATVVLDVNTTVGESTVLPCNLAVPATIGLRNLRFSWQDERKYVLYSFNRGRERPEYVNGLYRGRVTAFPRDMIVGNISVTLQNITLEDNQKVFQAYAAVLDSGGTGGYILPLREICQITLHVAVAYERINLAVNEDTRTAVCTHRGFPKPLLTWRLQNLSDPQHFLDARDVHTTAVQDPQDHLYSIRSTADISGGPYRSIICLIHNPTLNVTLNTTHILNKGGAERSLPGRTAVLILAAVVLNLS; encoded by the exons atgttctctgtgttagtGGCATACTTTCTCCTGTTAG TGTCTGATGCAACAGTGGTTCTCGATGTCAACACCACTGTTGGCGAATCAACGGTACTCCCATGTAACCTGGCGGTCCCAGCTACCATTGGCTTAAGGAATCTACGCTTTTCCTGGCAAGACGAAAGAAAGTACGTTTTGTACTCTTTTAATAGAGGAAGGGAGAGGCCAGAGTATGTAAATGGACTTTATCGAGGCAGGGTCACAGCCTTCCCACGGGACATGATCGTTGGGAATATTTCAGTCACACTTCAAAACATAACACTTGAGGATAACCAAAAGGTTTTCCAGGCTTATGCAGCAGTTCTTGATAGCGGAGGGACGGGGGGATACATTCTTCCACTCAGAGAAATCTGCCAAATAACTTTACATGTTGCAG TTGCTTACGAGAGAATCAACCTGGCTGTAAATGAAGACACGAGGACTGCAGtctgcacacacagaggatTCCCGAAGCCTTTGCTAACGTGGAGACTTCAGAACCTTTCTGACCCCCAACACTTTTTAGACGCGAGGGATGTGCACACTACAGCAGTGCAGGACCCTCAAGATCATCTCTACAGTATCAGAAGCACTGCAGATATCTCTGGAGGTCCATATCGATCCATAATCTGCCTCATCCACAACCCTACCCTAAATGTGACTCTGAACACCACCCACATTTTAAACAAAG gtggagcagagaggagcCTCCCCGGCCGGACCGCGGTGCTGATATTGGCTGCAGTTGTTCTCAACTTGAGCTGA